Proteins from a single region of Bacteroidota bacterium:
- a CDS encoding radical SAM protein, which produces MINLRVKSFGSLVINIIEIKMYKYLFGPVPSRRLGISLGVDLVPKKVCTLNCVYCEVGKTTNLTIVRDEYIPYDLVVQELTHYFENNPDPDFITFSGSGEPTLNSRIGDVLQFIKKNKPNIPVAVLTNGTLMYDKKIREELLDADVVLPSLDSALNLSFKRINRPSKYLELDKIIQGLVDFRKEFNGKIWLEIFILPEYNNTKEDYEALKEAIDKISPDSVQLNTLDRPGVLANLHPSTKEELREIVDLWGMDNIEIISSVNKRKNVQSYRGDIESTILQTILRRPCTADDLIQSLGIHINELNKYLDVLEADGKIEAINLARGMFYQNKIKK; this is translated from the coding sequence ATGATAAATCTACGCGTGAAAAGCTTTGGATCATTAGTCATAAATATTATTGAGATAAAAATGTATAAATATTTGTTTGGTCCGGTACCCTCAAGGCGTTTAGGTATATCTTTGGGAGTTGATTTGGTACCCAAAAAAGTTTGTACACTGAACTGTGTTTATTGCGAAGTAGGTAAAACAACTAATTTAACTATCGTTAGAGATGAATATATTCCTTATGATTTGGTAGTACAGGAGTTAACTCATTATTTCGAAAATAATCCCGACCCTGATTTTATTACTTTTTCCGGTTCGGGTGAACCTACACTTAATTCAAGAATTGGAGATGTATTGCAGTTTATAAAAAAGAACAAACCCAATATTCCGGTTGCTGTATTGACTAATGGTACACTTATGTACGATAAGAAAATACGTGAAGAGCTATTGGATGCTGATGTTGTTTTACCTTCACTGGATTCGGCTTTAAATTTATCTTTTAAAAGGATAAACCGACCTTCGAAATATTTAGAACTTGATAAGATAATTCAGGGATTGGTTGATTTTAGAAAAGAATTTAACGGGAAAATCTGGCTTGAAATATTTATTCTGCCGGAGTATAACAATACCAAAGAAGATTATGAAGCTCTAAAAGAAGCAATTGATAAAATTTCTCCCGATTCTGTACAGTTAAACACTTTGGATCGTCCGGGGGTGCTTGCAAATCTGCATCCTTCCACAAAAGAAGAACTTCGGGAAATAGTTGATTTATGGGGAATGGATAATATTGAAATTATTTCTTCGGTTAATAAGCGTAAAAATGTTCAGTCGTACAGAGGAGACATAGAATCTACAATTTTACAAACCATTTTGCGCAGACCGTGTACGGCCGATGATTTGATTCAGTCATTGGGTATACATATCAACGAACTGAATAAATACCTCGATGTGTTGGAGGCAGACGGTAAAATTGAAGCCATTAATCTGGCAAGAGGAATGTTCTATCAAAATAAAATTAAAAAATGA
- a CDS encoding iron-sulfur cluster assembly protein, with protein MKTKHDVIDVISGVQHPAIANSLLNLGIIKEVELKDNVANVTFAFPFPEIPIADQLVYSIYEPIKALGVDFNYDIITMTEEEKARFMKLEAEGWVGM; from the coding sequence ATGAAGACAAAACACGATGTCATTGATGTAATTTCAGGAGTACAACATCCTGCAATTGCAAATTCCTTATTAAATTTGGGTATAATAAAAGAAGTAGAATTAAAAGACAATGTGGCTAACGTAACATTTGCTTTTCCTTTTCCGGAGATTCCAATTGCAGATCAGTTGGTTTATTCGATCTATGAACCGATTAAGGCTCTGGGTGTGGATTTTAATTACGATATCATAACCATGACAGAGGAAGAGAAAGCGAGATTCATGAAACTGGAAGCAGAGGGCTGGGTAGGAATGTAA
- a CDS encoding SDR family NAD(P)-dependent oxidoreductase, whose protein sequence is MLSNKIILLTGATDGIGKRTAYKLAQGGAVLLMHGKNIEKGREIRDEIIKQTQNKNVYYFNSDFSSFREIKKLSDEIHKQFSHIDILVNNAGIYEREKIILPNGLEKNFMVNHLAGFNLTLKLLDLLKKSQEARIINVSSMIHANSIDFENLNAEKFYSGDNAYSLTKLCNILFTYELSDLLMNDNITVNTMHPGVINTKLLKAGWGAIGSSVDEGAKRILYLADSQEVTGVSGEYFMNDKSVKSADISYDKSTREKLWIISHKYY, encoded by the coding sequence ATGCTTAGCAACAAGATAATATTGTTGACAGGTGCAACCGACGGTATTGGAAAACGGACTGCATACAAACTGGCTCAAGGTGGAGCAGTATTGTTAATGCACGGAAAAAATATAGAAAAAGGCAGAGAAATCAGGGATGAAATAATAAAACAGACACAAAACAAAAACGTGTATTATTTCAATTCTGATTTTTCTTCTTTTAGAGAAATAAAGAAACTATCCGATGAAATCCATAAACAATTTTCACATATCGATATTTTGGTGAATAATGCCGGAATATATGAGAGAGAGAAAATTATTCTGCCAAACGGATTGGAGAAAAATTTTATGGTAAATCATCTTGCCGGATTTAATTTAACATTGAAATTACTGGATCTGTTGAAAAAATCACAGGAAGCTAGAATTATCAATGTCAGTTCAATGATCCACGCCAATAGTATTGATTTTGAAAACCTGAATGCCGAAAAATTCTATTCGGGCGATAATGCATATTCTTTAACTAAGTTATGCAACATTTTGTTCACTTACGAATTAAGTGACCTGTTAATGAATGATAATATTACTGTAAATACAATGCATCCGGGGGTAATAAATACAAAATTGTTGAAAGCCGGATGGGGAGCTATTGGAAGTTCAGTCGATGAAGGAGCTAAACGTATTTTGTATTTGGCCGATTCGCAAGAAGTGACAGGCGTAAGCGGTGAATATTTCATGAATGATAAATCGGTAAAATCGGCAGATATATCTTATGATAAATCTACGCGTGAAAAGCTTTGGATCATTAGTCATAAATATTATTGA